The Platichthys flesus chromosome 10, fPlaFle2.1, whole genome shotgun sequence genome includes a window with the following:
- the gfra4a gene encoding GDNF family receptor alpha-4a produces the protein MSRSVMDFLGLYFLQLALIGVPRVVLSLGGRDCLRAGDTCSSDDTCSPRLRTLRQCVAGDGSVKLGPGARNQCENAMTALLSTPLHGCQCKRGMKKEKNCLSIYWSLHQSVLHGLSLVESFPYEPEERGSDYVRLASIAAESEVTTVNRCLDAAKACNIDETCQKLRTEYVSSCIQPSARSGPCNRPKCNKALRKFFDRVPPDYTHELLFCPCTDTACSERRRQTIVPSCSYEDKEKPNCLAQLRLCKADYVCRSRWAQFQYDCQPSEPSGSGCKQENYGACLLAYTGLIGSTITPNYLDNSTSNVGPWCSCAASGNHREQCNDFLTFYHDNVCLKNSILSFGNGSDVKTGAGQPGMPSPATDDQSPLSTTSAPGVSMEPEQNILRAQIPTQVNENGRLWDDEGDSTPPSPGLSDGGAGPVHPTRLLGLGWLLLAAALLISD, from the exons gAGTCCCCCGGGTGGTTCTGTCTCTGGGCGGCCGGGACTGCCTGCGTGCTGGAGACACCTGCTCCAGCGACGACACCTGCAGCCCGCGGCTCCGCACCCTGCGGCAGTGTGTGGCGGGGGACGGCAGCGTGAAGCTGGGCCCCGGGGCCCGGAACCAGTGTGAGAACGCCATGACTGCTCTGCTGTCCACGCCGCTGCACGGCTGCCAGTGTAAACGAGgcatgaagaaggagaagaactgTCTGAGCATCTACTGGAGCCTGCACCAGTCCGTGCTGCACG GTCTCAGCCTGGTGGAGAGTTTCCCGTACGAGCCGGAGGAGAGAGGCTCCGACTACGTCCGCCTGGCCTCCATCGCTGCAG aATCCGAGGTGACAACGGTGAACCGCTGCCTGGACGCGGCCAAGGCGTGTAACATCGATGAGACGTGTCAGAAGCTGAGGACGGAGTACGTGTCCTCCTGCATCCAGCCGTCCGCCCGCTCGGGCCCGTGCAACCGACCCAAGTGCAACAAGGCGCTGAGGAAGTTCTTCGACCGCGTCCCCCCCGACTACACCCACGAGCTGCTGTTCTGTCCCTGCACCGACACGGCCTGCTCCGAGCGCCGGAGGCAAACCATCGTGCCCTCCTGCTCCTACGAGGACAAGGAGAAGCCCAACTGCCTTGCTCAGCTGCGGCTCTGCAAGGCGGACTACGTGTGCAG GTCTCGCTGGGCACAGTTCCAGTATGACTGTCAGCCCTCGGAGCCGAGCGGCAGCGGCTGCAAGCAGGAGAACTACGGAGCGTGTCTACTGGCGTACACCGGCCTGATAG gAAGCACGATAACACCCAACTACCTTGACAACTCCACCTCCAACGTGGGGCCCTGGTGCTCCTGTGCAGCGAGCGGGAACCACAGGGAGCAGTGCAACGACTTCCTGACGTTCTACCACGACAACGTCTGCCTGA AAAATTCCATCCTGTCCTTCGGAAATGGATCGGATGTGAAGACGGGAGCCGGTCAGCCCGGGATGCCGAGTCCGGCGACGGACGACCAGAGCCCGCTCTCCACAACCAGCGCCCCGGGTGTGTCCATGGAACCAGAGCAGAACATCCTGCGAGCACAGATTCCCACTCAG GTCAACGAGAACGGCAGATTGTGGGACGACGAGGGCGACTCCACTCCTCCGTCCCCGGGCCTGTCGGACGGCGGCGCCGGGCCGGTCCACCCGACCCGGCTGCTCGGCCTcggctggctgctgctggccgCCGCGCTGCTGATCTCCGACTAA